A single genomic interval of Staphylococcus hyicus harbors:
- a CDS encoding N-acetylglucosaminidase has protein sequence MKSWIKKHPSRVFIIVILVIFILLLFINETHLFTNDKTVTFDEAVQRQTTQGVLHTTSRDNQFVEASEREVKEAMRVKLRDSDLKYMDISEPVQLSKDEVNRMLQGKGVLENQGEAFLEAQKETDVNVIYLVSHALIETGNGHSELAHGIKHHKQRYYNFFGIGAFDSNAVETGKSYAVQEKWTSPQRAIKGGAHFVREQYFKNGQISLYQMKWHPQNPGTNQYASDIEWPDKIAAKMQHFYDEYGIKKDDVRRDFYLKG, from the coding sequence ATGAAATCTTGGATTAAAAAACATCCATCTAGGGTGTTCATCATCGTAATTTTAGTAATCTTTATCCTTCTACTCTTTATAAACGAAACGCATTTGTTTACGAATGATAAAACGGTGACATTTGATGAAGCAGTACAACGTCAAACTACGCAAGGTGTCCTTCATACAACATCACGTGACAATCAGTTTGTAGAAGCATCAGAAAGGGAAGTGAAAGAGGCCATGCGTGTAAAATTACGTGATTCTGATTTAAAATATATGGACATCTCTGAGCCAGTTCAACTTTCAAAAGATGAAGTGAACCGAATGCTTCAAGGTAAAGGTGTTTTAGAAAATCAAGGGGAGGCATTTTTGGAAGCACAAAAAGAAACTGATGTGAATGTCATTTATTTAGTGAGTCATGCTTTAATTGAAACAGGTAATGGACATTCAGAACTTGCTCATGGGATAAAGCATCATAAACAACGCTATTATAACTTTTTTGGGATAGGTGCCTTTGATAGTAATGCGGTGGAAACTGGAAAAAGCTATGCGGTTCAAGAAAAGTGGACATCTCCACAACGAGCCATTAAAGGTGGTGCGCATTTTGTACGTGAGCAATATTTTAAAAATGGCCAAATTTCTTTATATCAAATGAAGTGGCATCCTCAAAACCCAGGGACAAATCAATATGCGAGTGATATTGAATGGCCGGATAAAATTGCTGCAAAGATGCAACACTTTTATGATGAATATGGTATTAAGAAAGATGATGTCCGGAGAGATTTTTACTTAAAAGGTTAA
- a CDS encoding FAD-dependent monooxygenase, whose translation MKIGIVGAGIGGLTLAALLNKQNHEVRIYEKKPSIQEIGAGIGIGDNVLTKLGDHDLAKGIKNEGQLLKSMCIHDEEGQTLSQVAFPETATNLTLLRQSLVDTIATYVDQEHIYFNYEVTGVHASNNRVTLDFSTNESEHFDLVVAADGIHSTIRQSVAPDTKVRYQGYTCFRGVVEDMNTCDHIAEEYWGKKGRFGIVPLLNGKAYWFATINAKEKDPNYLHFNKPYLQAYFNHFPEKVRMILDKQPETEILHHDIYDLKPLKSFVFDQRIVLLGDAAHATTPNMGQGAGQAMEDAIVLNNVLLKYPLIEALKRYDRLRVKHTTKVIHKSRKIGKMAQKDGKLSRVFRNKLLQFTPNQLLIKQMAFLNKAKSE comes from the coding sequence ATGAAGATTGGTATTGTGGGTGCAGGTATTGGTGGTTTGACACTTGCAGCGCTGTTGAATAAACAAAATCATGAAGTGCGTATATATGAAAAAAAACCAAGTATCCAAGAAATAGGTGCAGGTATTGGGATTGGAGATAACGTTCTTACAAAACTTGGTGATCATGACCTCGCCAAAGGTATAAAAAATGAAGGACAGTTATTAAAATCTATGTGTATTCACGATGAAGAGGGGCAAACGTTGAGTCAAGTTGCTTTTCCAGAAACGGCTACAAATTTAACATTATTGCGTCAATCATTGGTGGATACCATTGCAACATATGTCGATCAAGAACATATCTATTTTAACTATGAAGTGACGGGGGTCCATGCTTCAAACAATAGGGTAACGTTAGATTTTTCTACGAACGAATCCGAACATTTTGATCTTGTAGTGGCAGCGGACGGCATTCATTCAACAATCCGTCAATCTGTCGCACCTGATACGAAAGTACGTTATCAAGGGTATACATGTTTTCGAGGTGTTGTTGAAGATATGAATACTTGTGATCATATTGCAGAAGAATATTGGGGCAAAAAAGGGCGTTTTGGCATCGTACCTTTGCTTAACGGAAAAGCCTATTGGTTTGCTACCATTAATGCTAAAGAAAAAGACCCTAATTATTTACACTTTAATAAGCCGTATCTTCAAGCGTATTTTAATCATTTTCCGGAAAAAGTACGTATGATTTTGGATAAACAGCCGGAAACTGAAATATTGCATCATGATATTTATGATTTAAAACCGCTAAAATCATTTGTGTTTGACCAACGTATCGTTTTACTTGGAGATGCCGCGCATGCAACGACACCGAATATGGGACAAGGTGCAGGCCAAGCGATGGAAGATGCAATTGTATTAAATAATGTATTATTAAAATATCCTTTAATAGAAGCTCTAAAGCGATATGATCGCTTGCGAGTAAAACATACGACAAAAGTGATTCATAAATCTCGAAAAATTGGAAAAATGGCTCAAAAAGATGGGAAATTAAGTAGGGTATTTCGCAATAAATTATTACAATTCACGCCAAATCAACTGTTGATCAAACAAATGGCATTTTTAAATAAGGCGAAAAGTGAATAA
- a CDS encoding 2-hydroxyacid dehydrogenase family protein produces the protein MKKIFVAGPIPKVGLELLEAHFDVKMYDGKGIISKDALKQGVEDAFGLVSLLSTQVDKDVIDHAPHLEFIANYGAGFNNVDIDYAKSKGIHVSNTPKASTNATAELTMGILLAVARRIPEGDQLMRHEGFDGWAPLFFRGREVSGKTIGIIGLGEIGSAVGRRAKGFDMNILYTGPNRKEDKEQTLDATYVDLDTLLQKSDFVVINAAYNPSMEHMIDHAQLKLMKPTAYLINASRGPIVHEQALLEALQNKVIEGAALDVYEFEPQITEGLKSLDNVVITPHIGNATYEARDMMAKIVANNLIKKAQGETPDFIVNA, from the coding sequence ATGAAAAAAATATTTGTGGCTGGTCCGATTCCAAAAGTCGGATTAGAGTTATTAGAAGCACACTTTGACGTTAAGATGTATGATGGCAAAGGTATTATTAGTAAAGATGCATTAAAACAAGGGGTTGAAGATGCATTCGGCCTTGTGAGTCTACTCTCTACTCAAGTTGATAAAGACGTGATTGATCATGCGCCACATTTAGAATTCATCGCAAATTATGGTGCGGGTTTTAATAATGTCGATATTGACTATGCAAAATCAAAAGGAATTCATGTTTCCAATACACCAAAAGCTTCCACGAATGCGACGGCGGAATTAACAATGGGAATTTTACTTGCTGTAGCACGACGTATTCCTGAAGGTGATCAATTAATGCGTCATGAAGGCTTTGATGGATGGGCACCTTTATTTTTCCGAGGTCGTGAAGTATCAGGTAAAACCATTGGTATTATCGGTTTAGGAGAAATCGGAAGTGCAGTAGGTCGTCGAGCTAAAGGCTTTGATATGAACATCTTGTACACTGGTCCAAATCGTAAAGAAGACAAAGAACAAACGTTAGATGCAACTTATGTAGACCTTGACACCTTATTACAAAAATCAGATTTCGTTGTCATCAACGCTGCTTACAATCCATCTATGGAGCATATGATTGATCACGCTCAGCTTAAATTAATGAAACCAACAGCGTATTTAATTAACGCCTCACGTGGCCCTATTGTACACGAACAAGCCTTACTTGAAGCATTACAAAATAAAGTCATTGAAGGTGCTGCATTAGATGTGTATGAATTTGAACCTCAAATTACTGAAGGTTTGAAATCATTAGATAATGTTGTAATTACACCACATATCGGTAACGCTACATATGAAGCGCGTGATATGATGGCTAAAATTGTTGCAAATAATTTAATTAAAAAAGCACAAGGTGAAACACCTGATTTCATCGTCAATGCATAA
- a CDS encoding CHAP domain-containing protein has protein sequence MLKKIATVTTLTAGVGAAAVGLNHHEADAAEGSYNYSWSYNYNTNGGTTNYDYTSNNSSSYTNGTNTSTTSTSTHSTGTVSAGNLYTAGQCTWYVYDKVGGSIGSTWGNANNWASAAAAAGYTVNNTPEAGAILQSSEGPFGHVAYVESVNDDGSITVSEMNYNGGPFNVSERTISASEVGSYNFIHVK, from the coding sequence ATGTTAAAGAAAATCGCTACAGTAACTACATTAACAGCGGGAGTAGGTGCAGCAGCAGTTGGATTAAACCATCACGAAGCAGATGCGGCTGAAGGTAGCTATAATTATTCATGGAGTTACAACTATAATACAAATGGTGGAACGACAAACTACGATTACACATCAAATAATTCTTCATCATATACAAACGGCACAAACACTTCAACAACTTCAACATCTACTCATTCTACAGGTACTGTTTCAGCAGGCAACTTATATACAGCTGGTCAATGTACTTGGTATGTATATGACAAAGTTGGAGGCTCAATTGGTTCAACATGGGGTAACGCAAACAACTGGGCTAGTGCAGCAGCTGCAGCTGGCTACACTGTGAATAACACACCAGAAGCTGGCGCTATCTTACAATCTTCTGAAGGTCCATTCGGTCATGTCGCATATGTAGAATCTGTAAATGATGACGGTTCGATTACTGTTTCTGAAATGAACTATAATGGTGGTCCATTCAACGTAAGTGAACGTACAATCTCAGCTAGTGAAGTAGGTTCTTATAACTTTATTCACGTAAAATAA
- a CDS encoding DUF4870 domain-containing protein, protein MTQSHDDVAYTQPYSDVPYFPNDDERLMAVLIYVTSFFAPILGPLLIWLIKRDQSKFVDKAGKNYFNFEISYTLWAAIGTLLIFVLVGFLIVPILGLLYFIFKIVAIVKAYNGENFLPFLSIPFFK, encoded by the coding sequence ATGACACAATCTCATGATGATGTGGCGTACACACAGCCATATTCAGATGTCCCTTATTTTCCTAACGACGATGAACGATTAATGGCCGTCCTTATTTATGTTACATCTTTTTTCGCCCCGATATTAGGACCGCTTTTAATTTGGTTAATCAAACGTGACCAATCCAAATTTGTAGACAAAGCGGGTAAGAATTATTTTAATTTTGAAATTTCGTACACACTATGGGCTGCTATAGGGACGCTACTTATCTTTGTATTAGTCGGATTTCTTATTGTTCCTATTCTTGGATTACTCTATTTTATCTTTAAAATTGTTGCGATTGTTAAAGCATATAATGGAGAAAACTTTCTCCCCTTTTTATCGATACCATTTTTCAAATGA
- a CDS encoding NAD/NADP-dependent octopine/nopaline dehydrogenase family protein → MKIAIVGSGNGAVTAAVQMTNNGHDVRLYCRNQSIHKFDQAKAKGGFKFNEEGQETFVPFTNISDDMSYVLEDAEVIMLIIPSSFIEYYAELMASHIHKEQIIFFNMAAAMGSARFIKVLKELKNDVRPIFAEANTLTYGTRVDFEHAVVNLSLNVRKVYFSTFNEADLSGTFKKMEKLYPYLVKEESLWRTNLENGNPEVHPGPTLLNVGRIDYSGDFALYKEGITKHTVRLLHAVELERLTLGRKLGFELETAKEGRIERGYLEREDEDKPLKNLFNDSPVFSQIRGPHQVNNRYLTEDIAYGLVLWSSLGREIGVPTPNIDAIIVIASTILERDFYKEGLTIEDLGRENVGLTSY, encoded by the coding sequence ATGAAAATTGCTATCGTAGGATCTGGAAATGGTGCAGTAACAGCTGCTGTTCAAATGACAAATAATGGTCACGATGTGCGTCTATATTGTAGAAATCAAAGTATTCATAAATTTGATCAAGCTAAAGCTAAAGGTGGTTTTAAATTTAATGAAGAAGGACAGGAAACGTTTGTGCCATTCACAAATATTAGTGATGATATGTCATACGTTTTAGAAGATGCCGAAGTCATTATGCTTATTATTCCGTCTTCTTTTATTGAATATTATGCAGAACTGATGGCATCTCATATTCATAAAGAGCAAATTATTTTCTTCAATATGGCTGCTGCAATGGGATCTGCAAGGTTTATTAAAGTGTTAAAAGAATTAAAAAATGATGTGCGTCCTATTTTTGCGGAGGCTAATACGTTAACTTATGGGACACGTGTAGATTTTGAGCATGCTGTGGTTAATCTATCATTAAATGTGCGTAAAGTATATTTTTCAACATTTAATGAGGCGGATTTAAGTGGAACGTTTAAAAAAATGGAAAAGTTATATCCATATCTTGTTAAAGAAGAAAGTTTGTGGCGAACGAACCTCGAAAACGGCAATCCTGAAGTGCACCCAGGACCAACGCTTTTAAATGTAGGCCGTATTGATTATAGTGGTGATTTTGCACTATATAAAGAAGGAATTACAAAGCATACTGTCCGATTATTGCACGCTGTGGAACTGGAACGTTTAACATTGGGACGTAAACTAGGCTTTGAACTTGAAACAGCAAAAGAAGGTCGTATAGAACGTGGTTATTTAGAACGAGAAGATGAAGATAAACCACTTAAAAATTTATTTAATGATAGCCCAGTGTTCTCACAAATTCGAGGGCCACATCAAGTGAATAATCGCTATTTAACGGAAGATATCGCTTATGGACTTGTTCTGTGGTCAAGTTTAGGACGTGAAATTGGTGTCCCTACACCTAATATTGATGCAATTATCGTCATTGCTTCAACGATTTTAGAACGTGATTTTTACAAAGAAGGTCTTACAATAGAAGATTTAGGACGTGAAAATGTAGGATTAACGTCATATTAA
- the nhaC gene encoding Na+/H+ antiporter NhaC: protein MTRKPSFLESISTILVMMIIVCVGFIFFKIPVQPLLIIASSYAAFIAWRVGLKWKDLEEGIVHRLTTAMPAIFIILAVGIIVGTWMFSGTVPGLIYYGLKFLSPEYFLVSAFLISAVCSVATGTAWGSASTAGIALIAIAHQMDIPSGMAAGAIISGAVFGDKMSPLSDTTNLASLVTRVNIFSHIKHMIWTTIPASIIGMLVWHFASFGLGHQANTKNINKILNDIEAMYHLNVLIWVPLIVIILCLAFKMATVPAMLISSASAIAVGTLNHGFKLQDGFNATFMGFTPQMLTTNVGHLSKHALTLIEQGGIMSMTQIIVTIFCGYAFAGIVEKAGCLDVLLASISNKVNSRGSLILVTIIGTLMMVLAAGVASVAIIMVGVLLMDMYNKMGYSRVNLSRTLEDSGTMVLPLIPWGTSGVYYTQQLGVNVSDFFIWAIPCYLCILIALIYGFSGFSIKKATSS from the coding sequence ATGACGCGTAAACCATCTTTTTTAGAATCGATTTCAACGATTCTCGTTATGATGATTATCGTATGTGTGGGCTTTATTTTTTTTAAAATTCCAGTTCAACCATTACTTATCATTGCCTCTTCATATGCTGCTTTTATAGCATGGAGGGTAGGGTTAAAGTGGAAAGATTTAGAGGAAGGTATTGTGCATCGATTGACAACAGCAATGCCTGCGATATTCATCATTTTAGCTGTAGGAATTATTGTCGGGACTTGGATGTTTTCTGGAACAGTACCCGGATTGATTTATTATGGACTAAAGTTTTTAAGTCCTGAGTATTTTTTGGTATCAGCGTTTTTAATTTCAGCCGTATGTTCTGTTGCTACAGGAACCGCTTGGGGCTCTGCGTCCACTGCTGGTATTGCTTTAATTGCAATCGCACATCAAATGGATATTCCATCAGGGATGGCAGCGGGTGCCATTATATCTGGCGCAGTTTTTGGCGATAAAATGTCGCCGCTATCTGATACGACAAACTTGGCATCTTTAGTGACGCGCGTTAATATTTTTTCCCATATTAAACATATGATTTGGACAACGATTCCTGCGTCAATTATCGGCATGCTCGTTTGGCATTTTGCTTCCTTTGGATTAGGACATCAGGCCAACACGAAAAATATTAATAAAATTTTAAATGATATCGAGGCGATGTATCATCTTAATGTGTTGATTTGGGTGCCTCTCATAGTCATTATCCTATGTTTAGCATTCAAAATGGCAACGGTCCCTGCAATGTTAATATCAAGTGCGTCTGCAATTGCAGTCGGTACGTTAAATCATGGTTTTAAGCTGCAAGATGGATTTAATGCTACATTCATGGGTTTTACACCACAAATGTTAACTACGAATGTAGGTCACCTATCCAAACATGCGTTAACGTTAATTGAACAAGGCGGTATTATGAGCATGACTCAAATTATTGTAACAATATTTTGTGGCTATGCCTTTGCTGGGATTGTTGAGAAAGCAGGGTGCTTGGATGTATTACTTGCGTCCATTTCAAATAAGGTTAATTCACGAGGTTCATTAATTTTAGTGACCATTATTGGAACGCTAATGATGGTTCTTGCGGCAGGCGTTGCATCCGTAGCTATTATTATGGTAGGCGTTTTGCTTATGGATATGTACAACAAAATGGGATATAGTCGCGTGAATCTTTCTCGCACCTTAGAAGATTCTGGAACAATGGTGCTACCACTTATTCCTTGGGGAACTTCAGGCGTGTATTACACACAACAATTAGGTGTTAATGTTAGTGACTTTTTTATTTGGGCAATTCCATGTTATTTATGTATCCTCATTGCATTAATATATGGATTTTCGGGATTTAGTATTAAAAAAGCCACATCATCGTAA
- a CDS encoding PH domain-containing protein, whose amino-acid sequence MILDRVNPEDLFPTEKEGPAVLGTIEYEVQGQSEYEGAYIATNERLIMNVDMNGQFYYRNIPYGDITSVSYDAGILWFGFEVGKVAMKDIKNGNVDAFIDYVQAQIES is encoded by the coding sequence ATGATACTTGACCGTGTGAATCCAGAAGATTTATTCCCAACTGAAAAAGAAGGGCCTGCTGTGCTTGGTACGATTGAATATGAAGTGCAAGGGCAAAGCGAATATGAAGGGGCATATATCGCTACAAATGAACGACTCATCATGAATGTCGATATGAATGGTCAATTTTACTATCGCAATATTCCATATGGTGACATCACCAGTGTATCTTATGATGCGGGCATTCTTTGGTTTGGTTTTGAAGTTGGTAAAGTCGCAATGAAAGATATTAAAAACGGCAATGTTGATGCATTTATTGATTACGTTCAAGCACAAATAGAATCGTAA
- a CDS encoding LLM class flavin-dependent oxidoreductase, with protein MKIELGITSFADNHDIYTEKGVYPALSNAERIRNIVEEIQLADDVGLDVYGLGEHHRPDYAVSNPATVLAAAASITKRIKLSSAVTVLSSDDPVRIYQQFSTVDAISHGRAEIMAGRGSFIESFPLFGYDLNNYEELFDEKIQLLMEINKNEIVHWKGSLRPDIDGLGVYPRAEKPLPIWLATGGTPESSLKAGTLGLPITYAIIGGNPRRFARNVAMYKAIAESNGYHPEDLKIATHSWGYIADTDEQAQAEYMPATEAHHNIIAKERGWPMFTYEHFMREVGPNGAMYVGSPETVAQKIIDTVEALGLTRFMLHLPIGSIPHERTLNAIRLFGTKVKPIVDEYFKNKK; from the coding sequence ATGAAAATTGAACTTGGAATAACATCATTTGCTGATAATCATGACATTTATACAGAAAAAGGGGTATATCCAGCATTATCTAATGCGGAACGTATTCGTAATATTGTGGAAGAAATTCAATTGGCAGATGACGTAGGGCTAGACGTCTATGGTCTTGGGGAACATCATCGACCTGATTATGCGGTTTCCAATCCAGCGACAGTTTTGGCTGCAGCAGCATCCATAACAAAACGTATTAAATTGTCCTCAGCAGTGACAGTGTTATCTTCAGATGATCCAGTGCGCATCTATCAACAATTTTCGACAGTGGATGCAATCTCTCATGGACGCGCTGAAATAATGGCAGGGCGTGGGTCATTTATCGAATCCTTTCCATTATTTGGTTATGACCTAAATAATTATGAGGAATTGTTTGATGAAAAAATACAGCTATTAATGGAAATTAATAAAAATGAAATCGTTCATTGGAAAGGAAGTCTGAGACCCGATATAGATGGATTAGGGGTATATCCACGAGCTGAAAAACCATTACCGATTTGGCTTGCTACAGGAGGCACGCCTGAATCATCATTAAAAGCAGGTACACTTGGATTACCTATTACGTATGCGATTATAGGAGGAAATCCACGCCGCTTTGCTAGAAACGTAGCCATGTATAAAGCTATAGCTGAATCTAATGGCTATCATCCAGAGGACTTAAAAATTGCGACACATTCGTGGGGGTATATCGCTGATACGGATGAACAAGCGCAAGCAGAGTATATGCCTGCAACCGAAGCCCATCATAACATTATAGCGAAAGAACGTGGTTGGCCAATGTTTACGTATGAACACTTTATGCGTGAAGTTGGACCGAATGGTGCAATGTATGTAGGGAGCCCAGAAACAGTAGCTCAAAAAATCATTGATACAGTGGAAGCTCTAGGGCTAACACGTTTTATGTTACATTTACCTATAGGTTCAATCCCGCATGAACGCACATTAAATGCGATTCGTTTATTCGGAACTAAGGTGAAACCAATTGTAGATGAATATTTTAAAAATAAAAAATAA
- a CDS encoding DoxX family protein: protein MLLRYISNVKLAKELLSASKPKLKNDQGLRDAFESFNLSPDLVRVVGVAESVAAVLFGLSIFNKKLSQVGSFITIIVLGVAIQKHMEAGHGKEGAQHAIDLVTMAGLSLADTIVSSE, encoded by the coding sequence ATGCTATTAAGATATATTTCGAATGTAAAGTTAGCTAAAGAATTACTCAGTGCGTCAAAGCCTAAATTAAAAAACGATCAAGGTTTAAGAGATGCTTTTGAATCATTTAACCTTTCACCTGATTTGGTACGAGTTGTTGGTGTGGCTGAAAGTGTAGCCGCGGTTCTATTCGGGTTAAGTATATTCAATAAAAAGTTATCTCAAGTAGGTTCGTTCATTACCATTATCGTATTGGGCGTAGCGATACAAAAGCATATGGAAGCTGGACACGGAAAAGAAGGTGCACAACACGCAATTGATTTAGTTACAATGGCAGGTTTAAGCCTTGCAGACACTATAGTAAGTAGTGAATAA
- a CDS encoding transcriptional regulator, SarA/Rot family: MKYPVKNMKEFIAITRTTKEISHNIKQAYALTYEELFILVHVQEKRLPAYNVKDIITVSKFKPYYITKALQKLKENGYLSKKRNEQDERTVIIEISKDQYEKIDQLFHNIEATF; the protein is encoded by the coding sequence ATGAAGTATCCAGTCAAAAACATGAAAGAGTTTATAGCCATTACCCGCACAACTAAAGAAATATCTCACAATATTAAGCAAGCATATGCGCTAACATATGAAGAACTTTTTATTCTTGTACACGTTCAAGAAAAAAGATTGCCAGCGTATAACGTGAAAGATATCATCACAGTATCAAAATTTAAGCCTTACTATATTACTAAAGCACTTCAAAAACTTAAAGAAAATGGTTATTTATCAAAAAAGAGAAATGAACAGGATGAACGTACGGTTATTATTGAAATTTCGAAAGATCAGTATGAGAAAATCGACCAATTATTTCACAATATTGAAGCTACATTTTAA
- a CDS encoding acyl-CoA dehydrogenase family protein — protein sequence MQSILIQSNLQKTWIEKLETQRPMFEANASRNDLSRTFPYENVQWLVDNGYTRLTLPKTHGGYGATLEDMVVLQTLLGSMDAATALSVGWHLSLIGELFETKKWDNEILIALAEAVKRGALINRAVSEAETGSPTRGGKPQTYAKRHGKSYVINGVKTFTSMSPALTHIVVAAYMPEHEQVGFFLVHQDSEGLSIADNWDMIGMRATESHDIVLENVKVPRSHLVEIKGQNPAFQNGWLLHIPSTYLGIAQAARDYAYQFATSYRPNSIEGTIADLPIVQQNLGKMDTKLLAARHMLWSTAQAYQNKSQEQSIQSEISASKVIVMNEGLDVVDLAMRIVGAKSLEMTRPLQRYYRDMRAGLHNPPMEDMAYSQIANNAINTWNTL from the coding sequence ATGCAATCTATTTTAATTCAGTCTAATCTTCAAAAAACATGGATTGAAAAGCTAGAAACACAACGCCCTATGTTTGAAGCGAATGCATCACGAAATGATTTATCAAGAACATTTCCTTATGAAAATGTGCAATGGCTGGTGGATAATGGGTATACACGATTAACATTGCCAAAAACTCATGGCGGATATGGAGCGACGCTTGAAGATATGGTGGTATTACAAACTCTACTTGGTTCAATGGATGCCGCAACAGCACTTTCAGTTGGGTGGCATTTAAGTTTAATCGGTGAGCTTTTTGAAACTAAAAAGTGGGATAATGAGATACTCATCGCACTAGCAGAAGCAGTAAAACGTGGCGCACTCATTAATCGTGCTGTGAGCGAAGCTGAAACCGGAAGCCCTACAAGGGGAGGCAAACCACAAACCTATGCGAAACGACATGGTAAAAGTTACGTCATAAATGGTGTAAAAACGTTTACTTCAATGAGTCCAGCATTAACACATATTGTCGTTGCTGCTTATATGCCTGAACATGAGCAAGTGGGCTTCTTTCTTGTGCATCAAGATAGTGAAGGGTTAAGTATTGCAGATAATTGGGATATGATTGGAATGCGTGCCACTGAGAGTCATGATATTGTCCTTGAGAATGTGAAAGTCCCACGATCACACCTTGTTGAAATAAAGGGTCAAAATCCTGCGTTTCAAAATGGATGGCTTTTACACATACCTAGTACGTATCTTGGTATTGCGCAAGCAGCAAGAGATTATGCTTATCAATTTGCCACTTCATATCGCCCTAATAGTATAGAAGGAACGATTGCTGACTTACCCATTGTGCAACAAAATTTGGGTAAGATGGATACAAAATTGTTAGCAGCGCGCCATATGTTATGGAGTACCGCACAAGCTTATCAAAATAAAAGTCAGGAGCAATCGATTCAAAGTGAAATCAGTGCAAGTAAAGTCATTGTCATGAATGAAGGTTTAGATGTTGTTGATTTAGCTATGCGCATAGTAGGGGCTAAAAGTTTAGAAATGACACGGCCACTCCAACGTTATTATCGTGATATGCGTGCGGGATTGCATAATCCGCCTATGGAAGATATGGCGTATTCACAGATTGCAAATAATGCTATAAACACATGGAATACGCTTTAA
- a CDS encoding YbaN family protein: MRYILIAIGVIFTLLGFAGAVLPLLPTTPFLLVAVICFAKSSKKFHDWLVQTKVYQAYVEDFKLYRGYTMRKKIQLLISLYIVVGFSIWAVEIPIIRIGLFIMVIIQTIVLFTWVRTLPEKQGH; this comes from the coding sequence ATGCGCTATATATTAATAGCTATTGGCGTCATTTTTACGTTGCTTGGTTTTGCTGGAGCAGTTTTACCATTATTACCGACAACACCATTTTTACTTGTAGCAGTGATATGTTTTGCTAAAAGTTCGAAAAAGTTTCATGATTGGCTCGTACAAACAAAAGTGTACCAAGCTTATGTTGAAGATTTTAAATTGTATAGAGGCTACACAATGAGAAAGAAAATTCAACTGCTCATTAGTTTATATATTGTCGTAGGTTTTTCAATTTGGGCTGTGGAGATTCCTATTATTAGAATCGGGCTTTTCATCATGGTCATCATTCAAACTATTGTTTTATTTACTTGGGTGCGCACACTTCCAGAAAAACAGGGACATTAA